One Methanolobus sp. WCC4 DNA segment encodes these proteins:
- a CDS encoding GNAT family N-acetyltransferase: MENVPDKNEISVRHTNEQDIPLIMDFVRSLADFEDLSDHVISTEDSLREALFGERIYAEAIIAEVNRKPAGFIIFFHNFSSFAGKPGLYIEDIFVQPEFRGLGVGKALMVRCGQIAQERNCGRIEWSVLDWNPARKFYERFGGEHQKEWLLYRLDEKGIEELAGIK, encoded by the coding sequence ATGGAAAACGTACCAGATAAGAACGAGATATCTGTAAGGCACACGAATGAACAGGACATCCCCCTTATAATGGACTTTGTACGTTCACTGGCTGATTTTGAAGACCTGAGTGACCATGTCATTTCAACGGAGGACTCGCTCCGTGAAGCACTCTTCGGTGAAAGAATATATGCAGAGGCCATAATAGCCGAGGTCAACAGGAAACCTGCAGGCTTTATCATCTTCTTCCATAACTTCTCTTCATTTGCCGGTAAACCCGGACTGTACATCGAAGATATATTCGTTCAACCTGAGTTCCGTGGCCTTGGTGTGGGAAAGGCACTCATGGTACGCTGTGGACAGATCGCACAGGAACGTAACTGCGGCAGGATAGAATGGAGCGTACTGGACTGGAACCCTGCAAGGAAGTTCTATGAGAGGTTTGGAGGGGAGCATCAGAAAGAGTGGCTCTTATACCGGTTGGATGAGAAAGGCATTGAAGAACTTGCCGGAATAAAATAA
- a CDS encoding arginine decarboxylase, pyruvoyl-dependent, translated as MVPKKCFLTKGVGVHKDRLASFELALRDAMIEKYNLVKVSSILPPNCKLVSREEGIKDLPAGEIVHCVLARNETNEPQRLVAAAVGTAVPVNEDNYGYISEHHSFGEDELIAGEYAEDIAATMLATTLGIEFDSDSAWHEREQMYKASGHIINTTHYCQTAYGDKDGKWTTVTAAMVFIE; from the coding sequence ATGGTTCCCAAGAAATGTTTTTTAACTAAAGGTGTTGGTGTGCATAAAGATAGATTAGCGTCTTTTGAATTGGCACTGCGTGATGCGATGATCGAGAAATACAATCTTGTCAAAGTTTCCAGCATACTTCCACCGAACTGTAAACTCGTATCCAGGGAAGAGGGAATAAAGGATCTGCCAGCAGGTGAGATAGTACATTGTGTCCTTGCACGTAATGAGACCAATGAGCCCCAGAGGCTGGTTGCAGCAGCCGTCGGGACTGCGGTTCCGGTCAATGAGGACAATTATGGGTATATTTCAGAGCATCATTCCTTTGGAGAGGATGAACTCATTGCAGGCGAGTACGCAGAGGACATAGCAGCAACCATGCTTGCAACAACCCTGGGGATAGAGTTCGATTCCGATAGTGCATGGCATGAAAGGGAACAGATGTACAAGGCAAGCGGACATATCATAAATACGACCCATTATTGCCAGACTGCGTATGGAGATAAGGATGGCAAGTGGACAACTGTTACAGCAGCAATGGTCTTTATTGAGTGA
- a CDS encoding LysE family transporter, which yields MIDIIDLLQALVLGITVGISAAIIPGPMMFATIGISMKNGWRTGPWVFIGHALVETVIFLLILAGATAFLGDRLMSYISIIGGAMMLLFALVLISSAKKVSTMDISASSGKQELSSGPVSAGILTSALNPSLVIWWLTAGSAIILQEYLLGISAVIVFILGHWLADLGFLVAVSSSFSRGKELFSPRTHERILYFCGAFMAVFGLWFLANYDNVSAFF from the coding sequence GTGATAGACATTATAGACCTGTTACAAGCTCTTGTTCTGGGAATCACAGTAGGCATATCTGCCGCCATTATTCCCGGCCCCATGATGTTCGCGACCATTGGTATCTCCATGAAGAACGGATGGAGGACAGGACCATGGGTATTCATTGGACATGCACTCGTAGAAACGGTTATCTTCCTGCTTATCCTTGCCGGTGCCACAGCTTTTCTGGGAGACAGGTTGATGTCATACATATCAATCATAGGAGGAGCTATGATGCTACTATTCGCATTGGTTCTCATCAGTAGTGCAAAAAAGGTTTCCACAATGGATATCTCTGCATCTTCCGGAAAACAGGAACTCTCATCGGGTCCTGTATCTGCAGGTATACTGACCTCTGCTTTGAACCCTTCGCTTGTAATATGGTGGCTGACCGCAGGCAGTGCCATCATTCTTCAGGAATATCTGTTAGGTATCTCCGCAGTTATCGTGTTTATCCTTGGACACTGGCTGGCAGACCTTGGATTCCTTGTAGCGGTCTCATCTTCATTCTCAAGAGGAAAAGAGCTATTCTCACCACGGACACACGAAAGGATACTGTACTTCTGCGGAGCATTTATGGCTGTTTTCGGCCTGTGGTTCCTTGCCAATTATGATAATGTCTCTGCATTTTTCTGA
- a CDS encoding ATP-binding cassette domain-containing protein: protein MSLLQKVGLEEKADILPDALSGGQQQRVAIARELAMQPKVMLFDEPTSALDPEIYFIPASSSMPFSSNRYKSHSF from the coding sequence ATGAGTTTGCTTCAAAAGGTTGGCCTTGAAGAGAAAGCAGATATCCTGCCAGACGCACTCTCAGGAGGCCAGCAACAGAGAGTCGCTATTGCAAGAGAGCTTGCTATGCAACCGAAAGTAATGCTCTTTGACGAACCCACTTCCGCACTTGATCCGGAAATTTATTTTATTCCGGCAAGTTCTTCAATGCCTTTCTCATCCAACCGGTATAAGAGCCACTCTTTCTGA
- a CDS encoding DUF1638 domain-containing protein: MPLLTILSCKVLQDEIVHILENDPSVDEILVVGNGEEDEFVSKLKAVGLEYRSLSPATLRSDTHAYRNDAGKYTVMVYIVELALHEFPKILKEEVYKIIDELSRCSSGILLFYGLCGNVFDKLDIDFSHLEETCPVRILRDDSRVVDDCVGATLGGCGEYLATLKKFSEHGTFLFTPMYAHAWREIMKVDPVKPEKTIKMLKKVNEMTGYKRVAKIRTGLTYTDDFDEKVDEFAEIFGFEILEIEGGQDLFEKCYADFKRDVIGCKQAV; encoded by the coding sequence ATGCCATTACTTACAATTCTGTCATGCAAGGTTCTTCAGGATGAGATCGTACATATCCTTGAGAATGATCCTTCGGTTGATGAGATACTTGTTGTTGGTAATGGAGAGGAAGATGAGTTCGTTTCCAAACTTAAGGCAGTTGGTCTGGAATATCGTTCATTGTCACCTGCAACACTTCGGTCCGATACGCATGCATACAGGAACGATGCCGGAAAATACACTGTAATGGTGTATATAGTGGAACTTGCGTTGCACGAATTCCCTAAGATCCTTAAGGAAGAGGTCTACAAGATAATAGATGAACTGAGCAGATGCTCCAGTGGTATCCTTCTCTTCTATGGGCTCTGTGGGAATGTGTTCGACAAGCTGGATATCGATTTCTCACATCTTGAGGAGACCTGTCCTGTCAGGATACTAAGGGATGATTCAAGGGTAGTTGATGATTGCGTGGGTGCCACCCTCGGAGGCTGTGGAGAATATCTTGCTACTCTTAAGAAGTTCAGTGAACATGGTACTTTCCTTTTCACTCCTATGTATGCCCATGCCTGGAGGGAGATCATGAAAGTGGATCCTGTAAAACCCGAGAAGACCATAAAGATGCTTAAGAAGGTCAATGAGATGACCGGATATAAGCGGGTTGCCAAGATCCGTACAGGTCTGACCTATACGGATGATTTCGATGAGAAAGTGGATGAGTTCGCAGAGATATTCGGTTTCGAGATACTTGAGATCGAAGGTGGGCAGGACCTTTTTGAAAAATGCTATGCGGATTTCAAGAGAGATGTGATCGGCTGCAAGCAGGCTGTTTAA
- a CDS encoding DEAD/DEAH box helicase translates to MDISQLIEMIRSSRRYEGQISHIEDVPAREAEYRDVEINPLIRYAMSENGIDKLYVHQAEAVELARRRKNIVLSTSTASGKSMCYMLPIFERLLEEPHATALYISPLNALVNDQLDTFRNLSHTMGLNVNIDRFVGSMTKSEKDAVKYGNTKIIFTNPEMLHLSFLQWKHQWKYFLSNLNFIVLDESHTYSGVMGSHMGNLLRRLNRICKHYGSDPQYICCTATIGNPVAHSSALTGKELNLIDNDSSGQGPQKFMFWNPPLYSRSSNFTRRKASFGETVDLFTTFVQNDLQTIAFARSRQKVERMYVQAKNTLAERGGEERISPYRGGYHGNEREAIEKELAQGNIDGVISTNALELGIDIGGLDACIMDGFPGTIMSARQQAGRAGRGSRESIVALVADSNALDQYYMRNPQDFFRRDCEEAVVNVSNRYIQAGHLLCAAKELPLRSEDSEYFGPEFDTIVKVLEEEDLLEGANEKRSLDPNPHMSLSIRSIDNDNYTIIDRTTRKPLEKDIERLRAYREAFEGAVYINKGTPYCVTRLDHEKKEIHVEKAQDGYYTRSQVSSDIVVREVVETKTLETYPDVKVGFGDVDVTQQVTGYRKFQQRTETELGQVPLDMPEFRLETEALWLELPFEFTELVNEYDRDLAGGIHAIEHAMIAMYPLHLLADRNDVGGVSTPEHADLSHNTGIFVYDGHPGGVGYAESGYEKITEMLEVTLRSIESCPCFDGCPSCIQSPKCGNNNSPLDKDAAIIILRKMLDKPAYIPQKRKVVRKTERPGWKETAGPVQRKPEDRPFDHNAALNRARRKLRQRDRKTVSEWIQEGVKAGKEKNRELAYECFEAALQIQPHNATALMNKGITCLHLGQNQMALTCFNKLISRGYGKSVVWKHKGIALHRLGDYIGAVEMFDEALKEKPDDTKLQELRKRSFEKVRQ, encoded by the coding sequence ATGGATATTTCTCAGCTTATCGAAATGATCAGATCATCAAGAAGATATGAAGGACAGATATCTCACATAGAGGACGTACCGGCCAGAGAAGCAGAGTACAGGGATGTCGAGATCAATCCACTTATCAGATATGCAATGAGTGAGAATGGCATCGATAAGCTCTATGTTCATCAGGCTGAAGCTGTTGAGCTGGCAAGACGAAGGAAGAACATAGTACTTTCGACCAGTACCGCCAGCGGTAAATCAATGTGCTACATGCTCCCCATATTCGAACGCCTTCTTGAAGAACCACATGCTACCGCGCTTTACATATCACCCCTGAACGCCCTTGTGAATGACCAGCTTGACACCTTCAGGAATCTCAGTCATACAATGGGTTTGAATGTGAACATCGACCGTTTTGTGGGTTCCATGACGAAGTCCGAGAAGGATGCGGTCAAATATGGTAACACAAAGATCATCTTCACCAATCCCGAAATGCTTCATTTAAGCTTCCTGCAATGGAAACACCAATGGAAGTATTTCCTTTCCAATCTGAATTTCATTGTCCTGGACGAGAGCCACACATACAGCGGGGTAATGGGAAGCCACATGGGAAATCTCCTGAGAAGACTGAACCGTATCTGCAAACACTATGGATCAGACCCACAGTACATATGCTGCACTGCAACCATCGGTAATCCGGTAGCTCACAGTTCTGCCCTTACCGGAAAGGAACTCAACCTGATAGATAACGACAGTTCAGGCCAGGGTCCGCAGAAGTTCATGTTCTGGAACCCTCCCCTATATTCAAGATCAAGTAATTTCACCCGGAGAAAAGCAAGTTTTGGAGAGACTGTCGACCTTTTCACAACCTTTGTCCAGAATGATCTCCAGACGATAGCCTTTGCACGTTCAAGACAGAAGGTCGAGAGGATGTACGTCCAGGCAAAGAACACACTTGCAGAAAGGGGAGGCGAGGAAAGGATCAGCCCTTACAGAGGAGGATACCACGGGAATGAACGTGAGGCCATAGAAAAAGAGCTTGCACAGGGTAACATAGATGGTGTGATATCCACCAATGCCCTGGAGCTTGGAATTGATATCGGTGGACTTGATGCCTGTATCATGGACGGTTTCCCGGGGACCATCATGAGTGCCAGACAACAGGCAGGAAGAGCGGGCCGTGGAAGCAGGGAAAGTATAGTTGCACTTGTAGCTGACTCCAATGCGCTTGACCAGTATTACATGAGAAATCCACAGGACTTCTTCAGGCGGGATTGTGAGGAGGCTGTGGTCAATGTCTCGAACCGCTACATTCAGGCAGGTCATTTATTATGTGCTGCAAAGGAACTTCCCTTGAGATCAGAGGACAGTGAATATTTCGGTCCTGAGTTCGATACCATCGTAAAGGTACTTGAGGAAGAGGATCTGCTTGAAGGAGCTAATGAGAAGCGTTCACTTGACCCGAACCCTCACATGAGCTTGTCCATACGCAGCATCGATAATGATAATTACACGATTATCGACAGGACTACCAGAAAACCTCTGGAAAAGGATATTGAAAGACTGCGTGCATACAGGGAAGCCTTCGAAGGTGCGGTGTACATCAACAAAGGCACTCCTTACTGTGTCACAAGACTTGACCATGAGAAGAAAGAGATACATGTTGAGAAGGCACAGGATGGATACTATACAAGGTCGCAGGTATCATCGGACATCGTTGTGAGAGAAGTTGTAGAAACAAAGACCCTTGAAACATATCCCGATGTGAAGGTAGGTTTCGGTGATGTCGATGTTACCCAGCAGGTGACAGGCTACAGGAAGTTCCAGCAGCGAACGGAAACGGAACTCGGACAGGTGCCTCTGGACATGCCTGAGTTCAGACTTGAGACGGAAGCCCTGTGGCTTGAACTACCCTTCGAATTCACAGAACTTGTAAATGAATATGACCGCGACCTTGCAGGCGGTATACATGCCATCGAGCATGCTATGATAGCAATGTATCCACTCCATCTGCTTGCTGACAGGAACGATGTCGGAGGTGTTTCCACACCAGAGCATGCTGACCTTTCCCATAACACCGGCATATTCGTATATGACGGACATCCAGGAGGTGTCGGGTATGCTGAAAGTGGTTATGAGAAGATTACGGAGATGCTTGAGGTGACCCTGCGGTCCATTGAGAGCTGCCCGTGCTTCGATGGTTGTCCTTCATGCATCCAGTCACCGAAATGTGGTAACAACAACAGTCCTCTTGACAAGGATGCAGCGATAATAATACTCCGTAAGATGCTCGATAAGCCTGCATATATTCCTCAGAAGAGGAAAGTTGTCAGGAAAACTGAAAGGCCAGGCTGGAAAGAGACCGCTGGACCTGTACAAAGGAAGCCTGAGGACAGGCCATTCGATCATAATGCTGCACTTAACAGGGCAAGAAGAAAACTCAGGCAGCGTGACCGTAAAACGGTCTCTGAATGGATACAGGAAGGTGTCAAAGCAGGAAAGGAAAAGAACAGGGAACTTGCCTATGAGTGTTTTGAGGCTGCACTCCAGATCCAGCCACATAATGCCACAGCCCTTATGAACAAAGGAATAACATGCCTCCATCTTGGTCAGAACCAGATGGCACTGACCTGCTTTAACAAACTTATAAGTAGGGGCTATGGAAAAAGTGTGGTCTGGAAGCACAAAGGTATTGCACTTCACAGGCTTGGCGACTATATTGGCGCTGTAGAGATGTTCGATGAGGCTTTGAAAGAAAAGCCGGATGATACTAAACTGCAGGAACTAAGGAAGAGGTCATTTGAAAAGGTCCGGCAATGA
- the msrA gene encoding peptide-methionine (S)-S-oxide reductase MsrA, with protein MASKEELLEKGDEIATFAAGCFWGVEAAFRKVRGVEFTQVGYTGGTKDDPTYKEVCTGKTGHAEAVEIVFDPSVVPYSKLMELFWEIHDPTTLDRQGPDIGTQYRSAIFYHDPEQERTAIDSKMDLEGSGKHKGAIVTEIVPAGPFYRAEEYHQQYFEKRGTEGGCFIRY; from the coding sequence ATGGCATCTAAGGAAGAATTACTTGAGAAAGGCGATGAGATAGCGACATTTGCAGCAGGCTGCTTCTGGGGAGTGGAAGCTGCTTTCAGAAAAGTCAGGGGTGTGGAATTCACCCAGGTAGGTTATACCGGTGGGACAAAGGATGATCCGACATACAAGGAAGTCTGTACGGGGAAAACCGGACATGCAGAAGCAGTTGAGATCGTCTTCGATCCTTCTGTGGTTCCGTATAGTAAACTAATGGAACTCTTCTGGGAGATACATGATCCAACGACCCTTGATCGGCAAGGACCGGATATTGGAACACAGTATCGTTCTGCTATCTTTTATCACGATCCTGAACAGGAACGTACGGCAATTGATTCGAAGATGGATCTGGAAGGGTCAGGCAAACATAAGGGAGCTATAGTTACAGAGATAGTACCTGCCGGACCATTCTATCGTGCAGAGGAATATCATCAGCAGTATTTTGAGAAAAGGGGAACCGAAGGTGGTTGCTTTATACGATATTGA
- a CDS encoding cytochrome b5 domain-containing protein, with the protein MQEFTMDEVAKYNGRDEDKVYVVYAGKVYDVTDSDFWDDGEHMGLHEAGTDLTESLDMEAPHEVDALENYPVVGTIKK; encoded by the coding sequence ATGCAGGAATTCACAATGGATGAAGTTGCGAAGTACAATGGCAGGGATGAAGATAAGGTATATGTTGTCTATGCAGGAAAGGTCTATGATGTGACAGATAGCGATTTCTGGGATGATGGGGAACATATGGGATTACATGAAGCAGGTACTGACCTGACAGAATCCCTCGATATGGAAGCACCGCATGAGGTCGATGCTCTGGAAAACTATCCTGTGGTCGGTACTATCAAGAAATAG
- a CDS encoding peptidylprolyl isomerase: MPIEDGDTITIDYTGTLDDGTVFDSSEKHDEPLVFTVGAGQVIPGFDEAVKGMEVGEEKTFRIEAADAYGEVNPDMTQTVPRSMLQSDCEISAGMVIMVGTADGQQMPARIAEVTDETIVLDMNHPLAGKALTFSIKIVEA; the protein is encoded by the coding sequence TTGCCAATAGAAGATGGAGATACCATTACGATCGATTATACCGGCACACTTGATGACGGTACTGTTTTTGATAGTTCTGAGAAACATGACGAACCTCTTGTGTTCACAGTAGGTGCAGGTCAGGTCATCCCTGGTTTTGACGAAGCTGTAAAGGGTATGGAAGTGGGGGAAGAGAAGACATTCAGGATAGAGGCTGCTGATGCTTATGGTGAAGTGAACCCCGATATGACACAGACCGTTCCAAGGTCAATGCTCCAGTCTGATTGTGAGATATCTGCAGGAATGGTGATCATGGTAGGCACGGCAGATGGCCAGCAGATGCCGGCAAGGATCGCTGAGGTCACAGACGAGACTATAGTCCTTGATATGAACCATCCACTTGCAGGCAAGGCTCTGACATTCAGCATCAAGATCGTTGAAGCATAA
- a CDS encoding CHASE4 domain-containing protein, with protein sequence MKIYNKTVVTLGIVFMFLFLLTASVTHYVFMTHTQQIENEVLEDNSLRVQRAFSNEIDHVDKSTYDWAAWDDTYEFVQNGNSEYIYSNLDSIETLLILDVNFILFYDNDGNLVYGRACDLTEEEEIPLPVSLLEEFDGNNIMLEQTSVSSSSSGIVVLADLPTIVVSRPIIQSNYEGPIAGTLIMGRFIDRSFVESIEEQTLLPIDIHYINDPGLPSDFGSIKEQALKENHVTLISNNGNTISAYFIIEDIYGETSLISRTELPRTIYKQGLATISTTFYLTLFISLTFALLLLLILKKDLLSRITSLRNGIRDIDLKADIKSRLDINGEDELTDLADSINSMLDSLQRTGSIFQSTIESISYGLVAVTKEQKIIFMNPAYRKMFEIPPEMDFGNDAQELLSYIIQKARDPEEIADRKDERRYTLDVKNSVAELRDGRTIETISLPLIVNNEIHGRLYVHNDITDILSHENELRDEIDKRKKAEERLKLSEEKFSKIATYANDAIIMINDEGRTTFWNNAATSMFGYSEEEVKGERIHEFISPEKYLDLYKTGFRKFTETGTGPVLGKTIDLEGKKKDGTEFPIELSLSSMQLSDGSWSAVSIVRDVTERKRLDDMEHELLERLLTIINNINTGIMLIDSKSKTIVDVNPVAAEMIGLPKEKIVGNICHRFVCLAEEGHCPIIDLNQTVDHSERILLDKDGKEIPVVKSVVTVKLKGKEYLIESFYDISDRKKVEEALIDAKLAAEASNRAKSEFLTNMSHELRTPLNSIIGFSDMLLHNGTNTSSDKQQKYLSNISNSGKHLLEVINDILDLSKIEAGKGELDIEEFSIQDVMDEVKRTLMPLASKKDISFEYTVDDDIDIIEADRLKIKQILYNLAGNAIKFTLDNGSIRIFVRRTLNNVEVDVKDSGIGIHPDDLIDLFQPFRQVDSALNRNYEGSGLGLAIVKKYVEMHGGSIRVESEPDKGSSFIFEIPLHQ encoded by the coding sequence ATGAAAATATACAACAAAACGGTAGTAACCCTCGGAATAGTATTTATGTTCCTGTTCCTTCTCACCGCATCAGTTACACATTATGTCTTCATGACCCACACCCAGCAGATAGAGAATGAAGTTCTGGAAGACAATAGCCTCAGAGTACAGCGTGCATTCAGCAATGAAATAGACCACGTCGACAAGAGCACTTATGACTGGGCTGCATGGGATGATACATATGAATTTGTCCAGAACGGAAATTCTGAATATATATATTCAAATCTGGATTCTATTGAAACTCTGCTCATCCTTGATGTGAATTTCATACTGTTCTATGACAATGATGGGAACCTTGTTTACGGCAGAGCATGTGACCTCACTGAAGAAGAAGAAATACCACTTCCTGTCAGTCTTCTTGAGGAGTTCGATGGGAATAACATAATGTTAGAGCAGACTTCTGTTTCATCCTCATCTTCAGGAATTGTTGTGCTCGCTGACCTCCCGACAATAGTTGTATCAAGACCAATAATACAGAGTAACTATGAAGGACCTATTGCAGGTACCCTGATCATGGGACGATTTATTGACAGATCGTTCGTAGAATCAATAGAGGAGCAGACATTACTTCCAATTGATATCCATTACATCAACGACCCCGGCCTGCCCTCGGATTTTGGATCGATAAAAGAACAGGCACTAAAAGAAAATCATGTAACTCTGATCAGTAATAATGGAAATACCATTTCAGCTTATTTTATAATTGAAGATATCTACGGAGAAACTTCACTCATTTCAAGGACAGAGCTGCCAAGAACGATCTATAAACAAGGGCTTGCAACCATATCCACTACATTCTATCTGACACTCTTCATATCACTGACATTTGCCCTCCTATTGTTGTTAATATTGAAAAAAGACCTTCTTTCACGAATAACATCCCTGCGTAATGGGATAAGGGATATTGATCTGAAAGCGGATATAAAGTCCCGCCTTGACATTAATGGAGAAGATGAACTTACAGATCTTGCAGACAGCATCAATTCAATGCTGGATTCATTACAAAGAACAGGTTCTATATTCCAGTCAACCATTGAATCAATTAGCTATGGACTTGTAGCAGTTACAAAGGAACAAAAGATCATTTTCATGAATCCTGCATACAGGAAAATGTTTGAAATACCACCGGAAATGGATTTCGGAAATGATGCCCAGGAATTATTAAGTTACATAATTCAAAAGGCCAGGGATCCGGAAGAGATAGCTGACAGGAAAGATGAAAGAAGATATACATTGGATGTGAAAAATTCTGTTGCAGAGTTGAGAGATGGAAGGACCATCGAAACCATTTCATTACCACTGATAGTCAATAACGAGATACACGGAAGACTATATGTTCATAATGATATCACAGATATCTTATCGCATGAGAATGAACTCAGAGATGAGATCGATAAAAGGAAAAAGGCAGAAGAGAGATTAAAGCTCAGTGAGGAGAAATTCTCGAAGATCGCCACATATGCCAATGATGCCATAATAATGATCAATGATGAAGGCAGAACCACTTTCTGGAACAATGCTGCAACAAGCATGTTCGGATACTCTGAAGAAGAAGTGAAGGGAGAAAGGATACATGAGTTCATATCACCTGAGAAGTATCTTGATCTATACAAGACAGGTTTCCGAAAATTCACAGAAACAGGTACAGGTCCGGTCCTGGGTAAGACCATTGATCTTGAAGGAAAAAAGAAGGATGGTACAGAGTTTCCTATTGAGCTTTCCCTGTCTTCCATGCAGCTCTCGGACGGTTCATGGAGTGCAGTTTCCATCGTTCGTGATGTGACTGAAAGAAAACGTCTCGATGATATGGAACATGAACTTCTGGAAAGGTTACTTACTATCATAAACAACATCAATACTGGAATAATGCTCATTGACAGTAAGAGCAAGACGATAGTAGATGTAAATCCAGTAGCTGCCGAGATGATAGGACTTCCTAAAGAAAAGATAGTTGGAAACATCTGCCATCGATTTGTCTGTCTTGCAGAAGAGGGCCATTGTCCCATCATTGACCTGAATCAGACCGTTGACCATTCTGAAAGAATTCTTTTGGATAAGGATGGAAAAGAGATACCTGTTGTTAAATCGGTAGTAACCGTGAAATTGAAAGGAAAGGAATACCTTATAGAGAGCTTCTATGACATATCCGACAGGAAAAAAGTTGAGGAAGCACTGATAGATGCAAAACTCGCTGCTGAAGCCTCAAACAGGGCAAAGAGTGAGTTCCTGACCAATATGAGCCACGAACTCCGTACACCTCTGAATTCCATAATTGGTTTTTCAGACATGTTACTACACAACGGGACAAACACTTCCAGTGATAAACAACAGAAATATCTCTCGAATATATCCAACAGTGGCAAACACCTGCTGGAAGTTATAAACGACATCCTTGACCTGTCCAAGATAGAAGCCGGAAAGGGAGAACTTGATATCGAAGAATTCAGCATTCAAGATGTAATGGATGAAGTGAAGAGAACACTTATGCCACTCGCATCAAAGAAGGACATATCATTTGAATATACTGTTGACGATGATATCGACATAATAGAAGCGGACCGCCTGAAGATCAAACAGATACTCTACAACCTGGCAGGCAATGCGATCAAGTTCACACTGGACAACGGAAGCATCCGGATATTCGTAAGAAGAACATTGAACAATGTAGAGGTAGACGTAAAGGATTCAGGAATAGGTATCCATCCTGATGACCTTATCGATCTGTTCCAGCCTTTCAGACAGGTGGATTCAGCACTCAATAGAAACTATGAAGGATCAGGCCTTGGTCTTGCGATCGTTAAAAAGTATGTTGAGATGCACGGAGGAAGTATACGTGTTGAAAGTGAACCTGATAAAGGTTCATCATTCATATTTGAGATACCGCTGCATCAATAG